In Flavobacterium sp. CBA20B-1, one DNA window encodes the following:
- a CDS encoding DUF4876 domain-containing protein — MKTRFLLMFLAIIGLTITTVSCNSDDSGNAIVQTPSKLTLTFSGDNIAEIKSMQVSFKETNSGEIISKEVSSTPFEMDLKKGSYTATANGTVVLKSGEEMETAGTISFDLTTDTQNINIPLSIKAFNEDFIIEEVFFTGVQTLEGKAYNSGKYFKLTNNTDKVLNTAGLLIMKSEFNPSLKYDISPEIREQAFAVSGVLMIPTNLGKEVQPGDFVVIADMATNHKTANIPAFDLSNADYEFPNLDNPALGQVDNPAVPDATVIYTTMNYNMFFLHNRGLESYAIARFPAGETVESWLANHKYDYQYPNQAGNITQKSVYTIPNEWILDGVNCAVPATWLHNPLASSIDSGYTACGTINSDPERFGKTVRRKIIGTKENGKPLYKDTNNSDVDFTKSSSSSFENGIVH; from the coding sequence ATGAAAACTAGATTTTTATTAATGTTTTTAGCCATAATTGGCCTAACAATCACTACAGTATCTTGTAACAGTGACGACAGTGGTAATGCTATCGTCCAAACTCCAAGTAAATTAACATTGACCTTTTCAGGTGATAACATTGCTGAAATTAAATCAATGCAGGTTTCCTTTAAAGAAACAAATTCAGGTGAAATTATATCAAAAGAAGTAAGCAGTACACCTTTTGAAATGGATTTAAAAAAAGGATCTTACACAGCTACTGCAAATGGTACAGTTGTTTTAAAAAGTGGTGAAGAAATGGAAACAGCCGGAACCATTAGTTTTGATTTAACAACAGACACTCAAAACATCAACATACCTCTAAGTATTAAAGCTTTTAATGAAGATTTCATTATAGAGGAAGTTTTTTTCACAGGTGTACAAACCTTAGAGGGAAAAGCTTATAACTCTGGTAAATATTTTAAGCTAACAAACAATACTGATAAGGTTTTAAACACAGCCGGTTTGTTGATAATGAAATCAGAATTTAACCCTTCACTAAAATACGATATATCTCCCGAAATTCGTGAACAAGCATTTGCAGTAAGCGGTGTATTAATGATTCCTACAAATTTAGGAAAAGAAGTACAACCGGGCGATTTTGTTGTAATTGCAGATATGGCAACTAATCATAAAACAGCAAATATACCTGCGTTCGATTTAAGCAATGCCGATTATGAATTTCCAAATTTAGATAACCCTGCATTGGGACAAGTTGATAACCCGGCAGTACCAGATGCCACTGTTATTTATACAACTATGAACTATAACATGTTCTTTTTACACAATCGTGGATTAGAAAGTTATGCCATTGCACGTTTTCCTGCAGGGGAAACAGTTGAAAGCTGGTTAGCAAATCACAAGTATGACTACCAATATCCAAACCAAGCGGGGAACATCACTCAGAAAAGTGTTTATACAATACCAAACGAATGGATTCTTGACGGTGTGAATTGCGCGGTGCCGGCAACATGGTTACACAATCCATTGGCAAGTTCAATTGATAGTGGATATACTGCATGCGGAACAATTAATAGCGACCCAGAACGCTTTGGAAAAACAGTTCGAAGAAAAATAATCGGTACGAAGGAAAACGGTAAACCATTATACAAAGACACCAATAATTCTGATGTTGATTTTACAAAATCATCATCATCTAGTTTTGAGAACGGAATCGTTCATTAA
- a CDS encoding TonB-dependent receptor plug domain-containing protein: protein MQKTFSFLITLCLLLVSNFGFSQSYSVQLSLTDSLNRPVSDAAIKLTDSKQKIFNFSSNNYGKLVIQLEKNSYIIEIAHPDYKKYKDQISINKNTALSIKLSYDGNQLEEIVITAKESKGLATSSKIDRQAMAHLQPSSFTDLLELLPGGNAKDPNLTGTNVIKLREFGSRNNQYNTSSLGVQFMMDGNPMNTNADMQVSTNESHSINTGMPSSSRNTYNTGIDMRTISTNDIDNVEIIRGIPTASYGDLTSGLVLINRKTGETAWQSRLKIDGFSKLYYLAKGFKIAKNWSLNTSLDYLDAKADPRNEHENYQRISGSLRSTANLKLANNQLKWQTNLDYNLSLDNETVDPDSGFALIDRYQNKKRYLSVVNNFDYKISGAFFNRFQLNTSIRKGLEDLNQTKLVQFSGPRVVSIATEQGVNDGYFPETRYISYLTTEGRPIDMSFKLIADALFFTGNLSHNLESGIDFRYSKNNGRGQIYDILKPPSPSMTTRPRGYNNLPAHQNAAFFIGDRVQYDFNTHGFLFYVGARVSKMIGLPKQYALADKTYIEPRANFQWNAPILKINNKDLKTDVTLGYGSLYKQPTLLMLYPNLRFLDFQQLNFYHNNPDLRYVNFMTYVVNPTNYDLLAAKNVKKEIRLDFSYEKHNFFITYFNEDMKSGFRNDVQFTTYYYNRYDATGLDLENMTEKPNINDLPYEQRYEFLGNSTQQNGSRTLKKGIEFGYSSPRFKNLNTRITLNGAWFKTLYENTTPLHEKPNQSVGGISFPYVGIYKNDYGYINTGLRYNCIIDTYLKDLDMNISVSLQGTLFLNEERTKRMAEPYAYYDKDGNIFEFQETDRTDTYKQWLIRNVTTTDNLATEYTFDMVANLKVTKRIYDNVNASLFVNRLFSYYAPYTFNNRTIERNLWNEPYFGMELTFNF from the coding sequence ATGCAAAAAACTTTTTCATTTTTAATCACTTTATGCTTACTATTAGTAAGTAATTTTGGCTTTTCACAAAGTTATTCAGTTCAATTATCGTTAACAGACAGCTTAAACAGACCTGTTAGCGATGCTGCAATCAAATTAACAGATTCTAAACAAAAAATATTTAACTTTAGTAGCAATAACTATGGAAAATTAGTTATCCAGTTAGAAAAAAATAGCTACATTATAGAAATTGCACATCCTGATTATAAAAAATACAAAGATCAAATCAGCATAAATAAAAATACAGCATTATCTATAAAACTTAGTTACGACGGCAATCAATTAGAAGAAATTGTTATCACCGCAAAAGAAAGTAAAGGTTTAGCCACCTCATCAAAAATAGATCGGCAAGCAATGGCTCATTTGCAACCATCAAGTTTTACTGATTTATTAGAATTACTACCAGGTGGAAACGCAAAAGACCCAAACCTAACAGGTACAAATGTTATAAAGCTGCGTGAATTTGGAAGCCGAAACAACCAATACAATACAAGTTCTTTAGGTGTGCAATTTATGATGGATGGCAATCCAATGAACACTAATGCAGATATGCAAGTATCCACCAATGAAAGTCATTCAATTAACACCGGAATGCCGTCTTCTTCTCGTAATACCTATAATACAGGTATTGATATGCGCACGATATCAACCAACGACATTGACAATGTAGAAATTATCAGAGGCATACCAACCGCATCGTATGGAGATTTAACATCGGGATTGGTTTTAATTAATAGAAAAACTGGAGAAACAGCTTGGCAAAGTCGATTAAAAATTGATGGTTTCAGTAAATTATACTACTTAGCAAAAGGCTTTAAAATAGCAAAAAATTGGAGCCTTAATACCAGTTTAGATTATTTAGATGCAAAAGCCGATCCTAGAAATGAACACGAAAACTACCAACGAATCTCGGGATCGCTCCGCTCAACTGCTAATTTAAAGCTAGCGAACAATCAATTAAAATGGCAAACTAATTTAGATTATAACTTAAGTTTAGACAATGAAACTGTTGACCCCGACAGTGGCTTTGCTCTAATAGATCGTTATCAAAACAAAAAACGATATTTAAGCGTTGTAAATAATTTTGATTACAAAATTTCTGGTGCGTTCTTTAACCGATTCCAATTAAACACTTCGATAAGAAAAGGGTTGGAAGACCTTAATCAAACCAAATTAGTACAATTTTCGGGACCACGGGTAGTTTCAATAGCAACCGAACAAGGGGTAAACGATGGATATTTTCCTGAAACCCGATACATTTCCTATCTAACAACCGAAGGAAGACCTATAGATATGTCGTTTAAATTAATTGCTGATGCATTATTTTTCACGGGTAATTTATCACACAATTTAGAATCGGGCATCGACTTTCGATACAGTAAAAACAACGGACGCGGTCAAATATATGATATTTTAAAACCGCCATCGCCAAGCATGACCACTCGCCCCAGAGGATATAATAACCTACCCGCTCACCAAAACGCAGCGTTTTTTATTGGCGATCGTGTGCAATATGATTTTAATACGCATGGATTTTTGTTTTATGTGGGTGCAAGGGTTTCAAAAATGATAGGCTTACCAAAACAATATGCGTTAGCTGATAAAACTTATATAGAACCCCGTGCAAATTTTCAATGGAATGCCCCCATATTAAAAATAAATAATAAAGACTTAAAAACCGATGTTACCTTAGGGTATGGCTCGTTGTACAAACAACCAACGCTACTGATGCTTTACCCCAACTTACGCTTTTTAGACTTTCAACAGCTAAATTTTTATCATAACAATCCTGATTTGCGCTATGTTAACTTCATGACCTACGTTGTCAACCCTACGAACTATGATTTGCTCGCCGCAAAGAATGTTAAAAAAGAAATTAGACTTGATTTCTCGTACGAAAAGCACAACTTTTTTATCACCTATTTTAATGAAGATATGAAATCAGGGTTTCGCAACGATGTACAATTCACCACCTATTATTACAACCGATACGATGCTACAGGTTTAGATTTAGAAAACATGACCGAAAAACCAAATATTAACGATTTACCTTACGAACAACGATATGAATTTTTGGGAAACAGTACGCAGCAAAACGGTAGTAGAACTTTAAAAAAAGGGATTGAATTTGGTTATAGTTCTCCGCGCTTTAAAAATCTAAACACACGAATAACCCTAAATGGTGCTTGGTTTAAGACACTTTATGAAAACACCACTCCTTTGCACGAAAAACCTAACCAATCTGTTGGTGGAATATCATTTCCTTATGTTGGAATTTATAAAAACGATTATGGGTATATCAACACAGGGTTACGCTACAATTGTATTATTGATACTTATTTAAAAGATTTAGATATGAATATTTCTGTATCATTACAAGGAACATTGTTTTTAAACGAAGAGCGAACCAAACGGATGGCAGAACCTTATGCGTACTACGATAAAGACGGAAATATTTTTGAATTTCAAGAAACAGATAGAACAGACACCTACAAACAGTGGTTAATTCGAAATGTAACCACAACTGATAATTTAGCTACCGAATATACCTTCGATATGGTTGCCAATTTAAAAGTAACCAAGCGAATTTATGACAATGTAAATGCATCTTTATTTGTGAACAGGCTTTTTAGTTATTATGCCCCTTACACTTTTAACAACCGCACAATAGAACGCAATTTATGGAACGAACCATATTTTGGAATGGAATTAACGTTTAATTTTTAA